The DNA segment CAGGGTGAGGCCGTACCGGCGCGAGGGCTGCCCGGTGAGCCGCAGGCCGGGGAACCGGCGTAGCAGCGCGGGGAGCGCGGCCTGCCCCTCGAGCCGGGCGAGCGCCTCGCCCAGGCAGTAGTGGATGCCGCCGCCGAAGGAGAGCGCCCCACCGTCGGGCGGCCCAGCACCCAGCGGTCGGCTCGGCCCGTCTCTCGGGCGTGGCCGGCTCGGCGAGCAGCGCCTGCACCCGGTTGCCCCTGGCGGCCTCGCCATCGGCCCCTCGCCTCGGCCCGATCGTGGCCGCCCCGGCCGCCGGGCGTACGGCCGACGTCGGGCAGCCCGCCGCAAGCGGCTCACAAGCCGGGCGCGGCAGGGTGCTGCACATGGCCTTCCTTCCGCGCGACTTCCGCCTGCCCCTGCCCGTGGAGCACGAGCGGTTCACT comes from the Motilibacter aurantiacus genome and includes:
- a CDS encoding cytochrome P450 — translated: MARPPGATGCRRCSPSRPRPRDGPSRPLGAGPPDGGALSFGGGIHYCLGEALARLEGQAALPALLRRFPGLRLTGQPSRRYGLTLRNSTAMPAAPTG